A window from Deltaproteobacteria bacterium encodes these proteins:
- a CDS encoding PadR family transcriptional regulator, whose translation MNTQFHKGVVEMCVLALVAKEDHYGYELVSAISTRIPISEGTIYPILRRLTQEGYFETYLVESNEGPPRKYYRMTKSGRTFTTALINQWTEFTDSVDAVIQSASKRRGV comes from the coding sequence ATGAATACGCAGTTCCATAAAGGTGTCGTTGAAATGTGCGTTCTCGCATTGGTCGCCAAAGAGGATCATTACGGTTACGAACTCGTGAGCGCCATCTCCACAAGAATCCCGATCTCGGAGGGCACGATTTATCCGATACTTCGCCGCCTCACCCAAGAGGGCTATTTTGAAACCTACTTGGTCGAATCCAACGAAGGACCGCCAAGAAAGTACTACCGCATGACAAAGTCCGGGCGAACATTTACGACGGCTCTCATCAATCAATGGACCGAATTCACTGACAGCGTCGACGCCGTCATTCAATCTGCTAGCAAACGACGAGGAGTTTAA
- a CDS encoding adenosylhomocysteinase, with amino-acid sequence MTTKSALSTVPKTKDGKPDYRVCKAAMDDAKTFEELARWGREEISLAETEMPGLMALREEYGAKKPLKNARITGCLHMTIQTAVLIETLVELGAQVRWSSCNIFSTQDHAAVAIAAAGIPVFAWKGETEEEYNWCVEESIAGWGTAGYDLILDDGGDLTNMMHEPRFAAMLKQMVGISEETTTGVHNVEKMHAKGLLKLPVINVNDSVTKSKFDNLYGCRESLADGIKRATDVMLAGKVVVVAGYGDVGKGSAHSMKTYGARVLVTEIDPICALQAAMEGFEVTTMDEAAKVGDVFVTATGCCDIITEKHFSQMKHRAIVCNIGHFDIEIDMAWLNQNSKMREVKPQVDIHTLKNGHEIIVLAKGRLVNLGCATGHPSFVMSTSFTNQVIAQIDLWTNREKYKEIGVYRLPKELDEKVAFLHLKKIGVNLTMLSDRQSKYLGMSKTGPFKPEHYRY; translated from the coding sequence ATGACGACTAAATCCGCTCTCTCGACAGTTCCTAAAACTAAAGATGGAAAGCCTGACTACCGCGTATGTAAAGCGGCAATGGACGACGCGAAAACGTTCGAGGAACTCGCTCGTTGGGGTCGTGAAGAAATCAGCCTTGCGGAAACCGAAATGCCAGGTTTGATGGCGCTTCGCGAAGAGTACGGCGCAAAAAAGCCGCTGAAAAACGCACGCATCACGGGCTGCCTGCACATGACTATTCAAACGGCGGTTCTCATTGAAACGCTGGTTGAGCTCGGTGCTCAAGTTCGCTGGTCGAGCTGCAATATCTTTTCGACTCAAGACCATGCAGCAGTTGCCATCGCAGCAGCCGGAATTCCAGTTTTTGCTTGGAAAGGCGAAACGGAAGAAGAGTATAACTGGTGTGTTGAGGAATCGATAGCTGGTTGGGGTACTGCCGGTTACGACCTGATTCTTGATGACGGTGGCGACCTCACTAACATGATGCACGAACCACGTTTTGCAGCAATGTTGAAGCAAATGGTTGGTATTTCGGAAGAAACAACCACTGGCGTTCACAACGTTGAAAAGATGCACGCAAAAGGCCTCTTGAAGCTCCCAGTGATCAACGTCAACGACTCGGTTACAAAATCAAAGTTCGATAATCTTTACGGTTGCCGCGAATCCCTTGCCGACGGAATCAAGCGCGCAACAGACGTGATGCTTGCTGGAAAAGTCGTTGTTGTTGCTGGTTACGGCGACGTGGGTAAAGGCTCTGCGCACTCGATGAAGACCTACGGTGCTCGAGTTCTTGTCACAGAAATCGACCCCATTTGTGCTCTTCAGGCTGCGATGGAGGGGTTTGAAGTTACCACGATGGACGAAGCCGCAAAAGTTGGCGACGTGTTCGTCACAGCCACAGGCTGCTGTGATATCATCACTGAAAAACACTTCAGCCAAATGAAGCATCGAGCGATCGTCTGCAACATTGGTCACTTTGACATCGAAATCGACATGGCTTGGCTCAACCAGAATTCAAAAATGCGTGAAGTTAAGCCACAGGTTGATATTCACACACTAAAAAACGGTCACGAGATCATCGTTCTCGCAAAAGGCCGTTTGGTAAACTTGGGCTGCGCGACTGGTCACCCTTCGTTTGTGATGTCGACTTCGTTCACCAACCAAGTCATTGCCCAAATCGATCTTTGGACAAATCGTGAGAAGTATAAAGAAATCGGTGTTTACCGCCTGCCAAAAGAACTAGACGAAAAAGTCGCTTTCTTGCACTTGAAGAAAATCGGCGTGAATTTGACGATGCTTTCCGACAGGCAATCGAAATACCTCGGTATGTCGAAAACAGGTCCGTTCAAACCTGAGCATTACCGCTACTAG
- a CDS encoding SWIB/MDM2 domain-containing protein translates to MAKKKATKKAAKKATKKAAPKKATKKAAKKTAAPKKAKTKRKPNAAFMAPLTPSAQLAEIVGAKPLPRPQVAKKMWEYIHKHGLQDKVNRRMIHADDKLKPIFGGKTKVTMFELTKYASKHLSK, encoded by the coding sequence ATGGCAAAAAAGAAAGCCACGAAGAAAGCTGCAAAAAAAGCGACTAAAAAAGCCGCTCCAAAAAAAGCGACTAAAAAAGCCGCTAAGAAAACTGCAGCTCCAAAAAAGGCGAAAACAAAGCGCAAGCCAAACGCAGCTTTTATGGCTCCGTTGACTCCAAGCGCGCAACTCGCTGAAATCGTTGGCGCGAAGCCACTTCCACGCCCACAAGTTGCAAAGAAAATGTGGGAGTACATCCACAAGCATGGTCTGCAAGACAAAGTTAACCGTCGCATGATCCACGCTGACGACAAGTTGAAGCCAATTTTCGGTGGCAAAACTAAAGTCACAATGTTCGAACTCACAAAGTACGCTTCGAAACACCTTTCGAAGTAG
- the map gene encoding type I methionyl aminopeptidase produces the protein MTIKTKEEIKLMAKVGKLTARCLEHTGKFVRPGITTDELDKIAHDFTLSHGAKSAPLGYKGYPKSICTSVNHVICHGLPGSEVLKEGDIINVDVTCLMDGFHGDTSATFFVGEVSERAKKVTEIARKAMEKGIEAITPFGTTGDIGFAINKFTTKNGFYVVEEIGGHGIGRIFHEDPFVPSFGKKGRGDRLLPGGTITVEPMVNETDAEMIEYPIPNSSIQWYITADKCLSAQFEHTVLITETGPEILTVP, from the coding sequence ATGACAATTAAGACCAAAGAAGAAATCAAGCTCATGGCAAAGGTCGGAAAACTTACGGCCCGTTGTCTCGAGCACACCGGAAAGTTCGTGCGTCCTGGGATTACGACCGACGAGCTCGATAAAATTGCTCATGACTTTACGCTTTCCCACGGCGCTAAGTCAGCGCCGCTTGGCTACAAAGGTTACCCAAAATCAATTTGTACCTCTGTTAATCATGTTATCTGTCACGGCCTCCCAGGGTCGGAAGTTTTGAAAGAGGGTGATATCATCAATGTCGATGTCACTTGTCTTATGGACGGGTTTCACGGCGATACATCGGCGACCTTCTTTGTCGGCGAGGTCTCTGAGCGAGCTAAGAAAGTCACTGAAATCGCAAGAAAGGCGATGGAAAAGGGAATCGAAGCGATCACCCCCTTCGGCACTACGGGAGACATCGGTTTCGCGATCAACAAGTTTACGACGAAAAACGGTTTTTACGTGGTGGAAGAAATTGGTGGTCATGGAATTGGTCGCATCTTCCATGAAGACCCTTTCGTGCCGTCGTTTGGTAAGAAGGGTCGAGGCGATCGCCTTTTGCCGGGTGGTACGATCACGGTTGAACCAATGGTCAACGAGACAGACGCTGAAATGATTGAGTACCCAATCCCTAATTCAAGCATCCAATGGTACATAACGGCGGACAAGTGCCTATCGGCCCAATTTGAACACACGGTGCTGATTACAGAGACAGGGCCTGAGATCCTCACAGTCCCGTAG
- a CDS encoding MFS transporter: protein MSKESAEKRSMEVSASRASGPKRKWLWPVLFAWMSLFTLGLIDNSRGPVFPDLLKEFELSDTRGSFFFLVSSLASVVHNYTVRRFLAHASPSRLVGIYTMIMAAGGLLISVAQSYPVMLVACALLGVGFGGLGVGQNAAVQEAPRKYRSRSMGLLHGMYGISSFAAPLLIAGLSVIGWRFALAVVCLPAVLVGFIVIGESLAHRWREKVRAGRPSTLTVAFDGMSPGQGLEPREPEHHESMKLSEAQSQAAGRTAAIVVGLLVVAEISISSRLNLLARREWGVTNESANGWLAAYFAAMTMARFSLGLFPLPVATKSLLKWAAISTVPLLLLAFLPLGLNPELRLMALIAFAFPIALGYPSVMTRIAEIFGSHAQSVTSRCVLYQAGGAMIMHFALGWGADLVGLSLALAVVSVSAALGVVIYLGKLEKNVRFP from the coding sequence GTGTCGAAAGAATCTGCCGAAAAAAGATCAATGGAAGTCAGTGCTAGTCGAGCTAGTGGTCCCAAGCGCAAATGGCTTTGGCCAGTTCTATTCGCATGGATGAGTCTATTTACCTTGGGCTTAATCGACAATTCGCGCGGTCCCGTATTCCCGGATCTCCTTAAGGAGTTTGAACTCTCTGACACGCGAGGTAGCTTTTTCTTCTTAGTTTCGTCGCTAGCATCGGTGGTTCATAACTATACGGTTAGAAGATTTCTCGCCCACGCGTCTCCCAGCCGGCTAGTTGGGATCTATACAATGATCATGGCGGCGGGGGGACTGCTGATCTCAGTCGCACAAAGCTACCCAGTTATGTTGGTAGCTTGTGCGCTATTGGGTGTCGGTTTTGGAGGACTCGGTGTCGGGCAGAATGCCGCTGTGCAAGAGGCACCGCGAAAGTATCGCAGCCGATCGATGGGACTCTTGCATGGCATGTATGGGATTTCGTCCTTTGCAGCGCCACTCCTGATCGCCGGGCTCAGCGTAATCGGTTGGCGCTTTGCTTTAGCTGTGGTTTGCCTCCCTGCTGTACTAGTCGGTTTTATCGTCATAGGTGAATCGCTTGCTCACCGCTGGCGAGAAAAGGTGCGGGCCGGGCGGCCGAGTACTTTAACTGTCGCATTCGATGGGATGAGTCCTGGGCAAGGGCTCGAGCCTCGCGAGCCAGAACATCACGAGTCCATGAAACTGTCAGAAGCGCAATCTCAAGCTGCCGGGCGCACGGCTGCGATCGTTGTTGGCTTACTGGTCGTAGCGGAAATTTCCATTTCGTCCCGTCTGAATTTATTGGCAAGGCGAGAGTGGGGTGTAACCAATGAAAGTGCGAACGGGTGGCTGGCCGCATACTTTGCAGCTATGACAATGGCGAGATTCTCGCTCGGACTCTTCCCATTGCCCGTTGCCACGAAGTCGCTTTTGAAGTGGGCGGCTATCTCGACGGTTCCGCTTTTACTCCTGGCATTTCTGCCGCTAGGGCTAAACCCGGAGCTTCGGTTGATGGCATTGATCGCATTCGCGTTTCCGATTGCTCTAGGCTACCCCAGCGTTATGACAAGAATTGCCGAAATCTTTGGGTCCCACGCACAGTCGGTCACCAGTCGATGTGTGCTCTATCAGGCGGGTGGGGCTATGATCATGCATTTTGCCCTTGGTTGGGGGGCGGATCTCGTCGGTTTGTCATTGGCCCTAGCTGTTGTTTCGGTTTCGGCAGCCTTGGGAGTAGTGATTTACCTAGGGAAACTAGAGAAAAATGTGCGTTTTCCCTAG
- a CDS encoding Smr/MutS family protein encodes MGKNQRPPKGQVMPTLDLHGFKVADVIDAVDRFLVQNQKRGAHKVRIITGRGTGAVRKEALDWLKRGGFPYTQENEGSYFVHLGD; translated from the coding sequence ATGGGAAAAAATCAACGCCCGCCAAAAGGCCAGGTCATGCCCACGCTCGATCTGCATGGCTTCAAGGTCGCCGATGTCATCGACGCCGTTGACCGATTCCTTGTTCAAAACCAAAAGCGTGGTGCACATAAGGTCCGGATCATTACGGGACGTGGGACCGGTGCCGTACGAAAAGAAGCTCTCGACTGGCTTAAGCGCGGTGGCTTTCCCTATACACAAGAGAACGAGGGATCGTATTTTGTCCACCTCGGCGACTAA
- a CDS encoding peptidoglycan DD-metalloendopeptidase family protein encodes MLSIARFAFLLMTIAFVAIQVPKKAAAEPRSPVPIDQEEAKPEPIAVVKSVIKSIKRTAQRATSKPTRNAAPTRPYQEVSEETNRQIENSMNSLREYSNYFSLNPHLMNTPESLDALEGIATEAVLSQIIRATYTEALRRGWKKTDRYSVIPIYQIAETTSTIGKSLGFNSISARVAVFGLKSGRINRGVILTSNFQSVFPGDLRTHFGRSEMLPMVEGAKTEYNAFALDILDRMRDHNKRLSEHLPVVGQAQTWVLGCEKTIVGKFCVNVRVFDATDTDTTVFYDALVGQKDPDERVRLIKAQKLAWPVKESYISRGFKEKCRGCDSHYGLDLATPPGTIIYSVQDGVVAIMKQLSGWGRTVVIEHTLPNGDKFISLYAHLSRFRKGLKVGTTVSKGEIVALSGNSGRSTGPHLHLEIRHASGDKEPTDMLRQPRSKIERPLDPLRVLDVFNVFVEGA; translated from the coding sequence ATGCTTTCAATCGCCAGATTCGCTTTTCTCTTAATGACTATTGCGTTCGTGGCTATTCAGGTTCCGAAAAAAGCCGCGGCCGAGCCTCGCTCGCCCGTCCCAATTGATCAAGAAGAAGCTAAGCCCGAACCGATAGCGGTAGTGAAATCGGTAATAAAATCAATCAAGCGAACGGCGCAGAGAGCGACTTCGAAGCCGACTCGCAATGCAGCGCCCACACGGCCCTACCAAGAAGTTTCGGAAGAAACCAATCGCCAAATTGAAAACTCAATGAATTCTTTACGCGAGTATTCAAACTACTTCTCGTTAAACCCACATCTGATGAATACGCCTGAAAGTCTAGATGCTCTAGAGGGCATTGCGACGGAAGCCGTCTTGTCACAAATCATTCGAGCAACATACACCGAAGCACTTCGCCGAGGCTGGAAAAAAACGGATCGCTACTCAGTTATTCCGATTTACCAAATAGCTGAAACTACCTCGACGATTGGCAAATCCCTTGGTTTTAATTCAATATCAGCTCGAGTCGCCGTATTTGGCTTGAAATCAGGCCGCATCAACCGCGGAGTGATTCTAACTTCGAATTTTCAAAGTGTTTTTCCCGGAGATTTGAGGACTCACTTCGGAAGATCCGAGATGTTGCCGATGGTCGAAGGCGCAAAAACCGAATACAATGCATTCGCACTGGATATTCTAGACCGCATGCGAGATCACAACAAACGCCTCAGCGAACATCTGCCGGTGGTTGGCCAAGCTCAAACCTGGGTCCTTGGCTGCGAAAAAACTATTGTCGGCAAATTTTGCGTGAACGTCAGAGTCTTCGATGCAACAGACACGGACACCACTGTTTTCTATGACGCTCTCGTTGGTCAAAAAGATCCTGACGAAAGAGTTCGCCTGATCAAAGCGCAGAAGCTAGCTTGGCCGGTGAAAGAGTCTTATATTTCGCGTGGTTTTAAAGAAAAGTGTCGCGGTTGCGACTCGCACTATGGACTTGATCTCGCAACGCCGCCCGGAACTATCATTTACTCGGTGCAAGATGGCGTAGTTGCAATCATGAAGCAACTTTCCGGTTGGGGCCGAACCGTTGTCATCGAACACACTCTTCCAAATGGCGACAAATTCATTTCACTTTATGCGCATTTGTCGCGATTTCGAAAAGGCTTAAAAGTCGGTACAACAGTGTCGAAGGGAGAAATCGTTGCGCTCAGCGGAAACTCGGGTCGTTCCACTGGTCCGCACCTTCATTTAGAAATCCGACATGCGTCGGGCGACAAAGAACCCACCGATATGCTTCGTCAGCCAAGATCGAAAATTGAAAGGCCGCTAGATCCCCTGCGCGTTCTTGACGTCTTTAACGTCTTCGTTGAAGGCGCCTAG
- a CDS encoding S-adenosyl-l-methionine hydroxide adenosyltransferase family protein, producing the protein MAHSFSVSLLTAIILSSVLVGCASSPTETEQANAGRPALVLMTDFGLRDGAVSAMKGVAHQAAPGLLVSDLTHEIPNYSIWDASYRLQQTFKYWPAGTVFVTVVDPGVGSERKSVVVKTKSGHFFVGPDNGLTTLVADQAGIDAVMQIDESKQRLKGSEDSYTFHGRDLYVYVGARLASGQVRFEDLGAPGSASSLVRLSYQRPEFLETESLIFGGIPLLDPQFGNVWTNIPKSLVEAKLLLGPAAQFRVQIFKKEVEVELPKSLPPKSAPKSARKLKPMFDQILPFGATFAAVPKGRPLLYFNSLLNVSLAINQGDFAKKFGIGSGPEWTVSISPHRISR; encoded by the coding sequence ATGGCTCATTCGTTTTCCGTTTCGCTTCTGACGGCAATTATTCTTTCGTCGGTGCTCGTCGGTTGCGCGTCTTCGCCGACTGAAACAGAACAGGCCAATGCCGGTCGGCCGGCCCTCGTTTTGATGACAGACTTCGGACTTCGCGACGGTGCCGTAAGTGCTATGAAGGGCGTTGCCCACCAGGCCGCACCCGGATTGTTGGTAAGTGATCTGACGCACGAAATCCCGAACTACTCGATATGGGATGCCTCCTATCGGCTTCAGCAGACCTTTAAATATTGGCCAGCAGGAACCGTGTTTGTGACTGTCGTAGATCCCGGAGTTGGTTCAGAACGAAAATCAGTTGTTGTGAAAACTAAGTCTGGTCACTTTTTTGTTGGCCCTGACAATGGCCTTACAACATTGGTGGCAGATCAGGCCGGTATAGATGCCGTCATGCAAATCGACGAATCAAAGCAACGTTTGAAGGGGAGCGAAGATTCCTACACCTTTCATGGGCGCGACCTTTATGTCTATGTGGGCGCAAGGCTGGCAAGTGGTCAGGTTCGTTTCGAAGATCTCGGCGCGCCGGGCAGCGCCTCAAGCCTCGTGCGTCTAAGTTATCAGAGGCCCGAATTTCTTGAAACAGAATCACTGATCTTTGGCGGAATACCGCTTTTGGATCCTCAATTCGGGAATGTCTGGACGAACATTCCTAAGTCATTGGTCGAAGCTAAGCTTCTTCTTGGACCTGCTGCTCAGTTCCGAGTTCAAATCTTCAAAAAAGAAGTTGAAGTCGAGCTCCCAAAAAGTCTCCCGCCCAAGTCCGCGCCTAAGTCGGCCCGAAAGTTAAAGCCAATGTTCGACCAAATTCTACCGTTCGGCGCCACATTTGCAGCGGTACCAAAAGGCCGCCCACTTTTATATTTTAACAGTCTCTTGAACGTGTCCCTTGCGATCAATCAAGGAGACTTCGCAAAGAAGTTTGGTATTGGATCCGGTCCCGAGTGGACTGTTTCGATTTCGCCTCACCGAATTTCACGGTAG
- a CDS encoding redoxin family protein — MLFALLTFFVCSVSGLNLANSSKATALEFTGQDLRQSNPESTAIKISTGDSEHIVVLFLSAKCPCSISHMQEIKSLAADFPDFKFVAINSNKNEPSEVGSGFFSNLELSFPVLRDENLKYADLLKAVKTPHAFVLDKNGEILYQGGVSDSAKFPNAKRLFLREALTDLKSKKSIKTPIARALGCAIARSE; from the coding sequence ATGCTTTTTGCTTTGTTGACGTTTTTTGTTTGCAGCGTTTCAGGCCTAAACCTTGCGAACTCTTCGAAAGCAACGGCATTGGAATTCACTGGACAAGATCTTCGCCAATCGAACCCTGAAAGCACCGCGATTAAAATTTCGACTGGTGACTCGGAACACATCGTGGTTTTGTTTCTATCGGCAAAATGCCCTTGCTCGATCAGCCACATGCAAGAAATCAAAAGTCTGGCAGCCGACTTTCCAGATTTTAAATTTGTCGCAATCAACTCGAATAAAAATGAGCCGAGTGAAGTGGGTTCCGGCTTTTTTTCTAACTTAGAATTGTCGTTTCCCGTTCTTCGTGATGAGAACTTGAAGTACGCAGACTTGCTGAAAGCCGTCAAAACCCCTCACGCGTTCGTTCTAGATAAAAATGGCGAAATTCTTTACCAGGGTGGGGTCTCGGACTCGGCGAAGTTTCCAAATGCGAAGAGATTATTTCTTCGCGAAGCTCTTACAGATCTAAAGTCGAAGAAGTCGATCAAAACTCCGATTGCGCGGGCACTTGGCTGCGCAATCGCGAGAAGCGAATAG
- the orn gene encoding oligoribonuclease: MTKMLWLDMEMTGLDVEREVPIEVAAVICDLRFEELETYHAIVKQPQEYLDGMDQWNREHHGASGLTAAIPNGKAPSAVELEMIQFVERHFQGEPAVLCGNSIGQDRLFINRHFPQFAKRLHYRMLDVTAWKVVFQSILGKKFEKKNTHRAIDDIRESMDELRFYMKHISLDQAED; encoded by the coding sequence ATGACCAAAATGCTATGGCTTGATATGGAAATGACAGGACTCGATGTCGAACGCGAGGTCCCGATCGAAGTTGCAGCGGTGATTTGTGACTTGAGGTTTGAAGAACTTGAAACCTATCATGCGATCGTGAAGCAACCACAAGAGTACTTGGACGGAATGGATCAATGGAACCGCGAGCATCATGGGGCCTCGGGCCTAACGGCTGCCATACCCAACGGCAAAGCCCCGTCCGCTGTCGAACTAGAAATGATTCAATTTGTTGAGCGGCATTTCCAAGGCGAACCCGCAGTTTTGTGCGGAAATTCGATTGGCCAAGACCGGCTTTTTATCAATCGGCATTTCCCGCAATTTGCTAAGCGGCTTCACTACCGAATGCTCGATGTGACCGCGTGGAAAGTTGTCTTTCAGTCGATCCTCGGTAAAAAGTTTGAAAAGAAAAACACTCACCGTGCCATTGACGACATTCGCGAAAGCATGGATGAACTGCGCTTTTACATGAAGCACATTAGCCTCGATCAAGCTGAAGACTAA
- a CDS encoding BolA family transcriptional regulator, producing MERTRESRIKAALLGAIRDAEVYLENESHHHSVPKGSETHFKLLIVSDQFIGLSKVARQRLVYSHLDSEFKSGLHALTLRAVSFEERDSGQGENFVSPECLGGKGAKHSVDN from the coding sequence ATGGAAAGAACTCGAGAAAGTCGAATAAAAGCAGCTCTTCTAGGCGCGATCCGAGATGCAGAAGTGTACCTTGAAAATGAATCGCATCATCATTCGGTGCCCAAAGGTTCAGAAACTCACTTTAAGTTGCTGATCGTTTCGGATCAGTTCATCGGGCTTTCGAAGGTCGCAAGGCAGCGACTTGTGTATTCGCATTTGGATTCCGAATTCAAATCCGGTCTCCATGCTCTCACTCTTCGCGCAGTCAGTTTTGAAGAGCGCGATAGTGGGCAAGGTGAAAACTTTGTTTCCCCCGAATGCTTAGGCGGCAAAGGCGCCAAACACTCAGTCGATAACTAA
- a CDS encoding FixH family protein produces the protein MSRLVQSSLKLLTLSLSLYLVFVGCAKPNYAADGKDTSFSGKPGTGRCTAEASTGSICIKVTWESLPTETQFGSFVFTLSDLASDRLDLTDHNPISVVLWMPSMGHGSSPVTVEKITPGIYRAKKVFFNMKGDWEIQFKIGPSQAVYALDI, from the coding sequence ATGTCCCGATTGGTTCAATCTTCATTGAAATTGTTGACCTTGTCACTTTCGCTGTATCTCGTATTTGTCGGCTGTGCGAAACCGAACTATGCGGCTGATGGGAAAGATACGTCATTCTCCGGCAAACCTGGCACCGGCAGGTGTACAGCGGAAGCATCGACCGGTTCCATTTGCATCAAAGTCACATGGGAATCACTGCCTACAGAGACACAGTTTGGAAGTTTCGTATTTACTTTGTCGGATCTCGCATCGGATCGACTTGATTTAACTGATCATAACCCAATCTCGGTCGTGCTTTGGATGCCCAGCATGGGCCATGGCTCATCGCCGGTTACCGTAGAAAAGATCACCCCCGGAATTTATCGGGCGAAAAAGGTGTTTTTTAATATGAAGGGCGATTGGGAGATCCAATTCAAAATTGGACCAAGCCAAGCAGTCTATGCTCTCGACATTTAA
- the ettA gene encoding energy-dependent translational throttle protein EttA, whose translation MKGVGKVYPPNRWVLKNIYLSYFYGAKIGVLGLNGSGKSTLLKIMAGVDQDFVGEAFPARDFKVGYLQQEPGLDESKTVKENVMDGLGELPKLLKEFAEISEKFAEDMTPEAMEKLIERQGVVQEKIEQQGGWEVDQKLEKAMDALNCPPGDSPVTKLSGGEKRRVALCRLLLSNPDILLLDEPTNHLDAESVAWLERFLAEFPGTVIAVTHDRYFLDNVAGWILELDRGEGIPWKGNYTSWLEQKEARMASEEKASEKRAKTLERELEWVRMSPRARQSKSKARISNYESLLKEAGPEKLAELQIYIPPGPRLGDVVVEAVGVSKAYGDRQLIDNLTFSLPKGGIVGIIGPNGAGKTTLFRMITGQDKPDSGEFKVGSTVKLAYVDQSRDSLNPKKSVWEEISGGNDLMMVGSKEMPSRAYVSRFNFNGDTQQKKVGDLSGGERNRVQMAKVLQSGGNLLLLDEPTNDLDVNTMRALEEALLEFGGCAVVISHDRWFLDRICTHIMAFEGDGVVTFYPGNFTEYEEDRKKRLGDAALQPKRFRYKKIQ comes from the coding sequence ATGAAGGGCGTCGGAAAAGTCTATCCTCCGAACCGTTGGGTTCTAAAGAACATTTACCTTTCCTACTTTTACGGCGCAAAGATAGGAGTACTGGGACTAAACGGTTCAGGGAAGTCCACGCTGTTGAAAATTATGGCGGGTGTCGACCAGGACTTCGTAGGAGAAGCTTTTCCCGCGCGCGATTTTAAAGTCGGATACTTGCAGCAGGAGCCGGGCTTGGATGAATCTAAGACGGTCAAAGAAAATGTCATGGATGGCCTCGGCGAATTGCCGAAGCTCTTAAAAGAGTTCGCCGAAATTTCTGAAAAATTCGCTGAAGACATGACTCCAGAGGCCATGGAAAAGCTCATCGAGCGCCAAGGTGTTGTGCAGGAAAAGATCGAACAGCAAGGCGGCTGGGAAGTTGATCAAAAACTAGAAAAAGCAATGGATGCGTTAAACTGTCCTCCTGGAGATTCGCCTGTTACGAAACTTTCGGGCGGTGAAAAGCGTCGAGTGGCGCTTTGCCGGCTATTGCTTTCGAATCCAGACATTCTGCTTCTTGACGAACCGACCAACCATTTGGATGCCGAATCTGTTGCGTGGTTAGAGCGGTTTCTTGCCGAGTTCCCGGGAACGGTGATTGCGGTCACCCATGATCGATATTTTCTAGACAATGTGGCCGGTTGGATTTTGGAACTCGATCGCGGTGAAGGTATTCCTTGGAAAGGGAATTATACTTCATGGCTTGAGCAAAAAGAAGCACGCATGGCGAGCGAAGAAAAAGCGAGCGAAAAGCGGGCAAAAACTTTGGAGCGAGAACTTGAGTGGGTCCGCATGAGTCCTCGTGCTCGCCAAAGTAAATCGAAGGCAAGGATCTCGAATTATGAAAGCCTCTTGAAAGAGGCGGGGCCAGAAAAGCTCGCGGAACTTCAAATCTACATTCCGCCTGGTCCCCGGCTTGGCGATGTGGTGGTCGAGGCGGTAGGCGTTTCGAAAGCCTATGGCGATCGACAACTGATAGATAATCTTACGTTCTCTCTTCCTAAGGGAGGAATCGTCGGAATCATCGGACCCAACGGTGCTGGTAAAACAACGCTGTTCCGAATGATCACTGGACAAGACAAACCAGATTCGGGTGAATTCAAGGTTGGTTCGACAGTGAAGCTCGCTTATGTGGATCAATCTCGCGATTCGTTGAATCCGAAGAAATCGGTTTGGGAAGAAATTTCGGGCGGGAATGATTTGATGATGGTTGGATCGAAGGAAATGCCGTCGCGCGCCTATGTGTCCCGATTCAATTTCAACGGCGATACCCAGCAGAAAAAAGTGGGTGATCTTTCGGGTGGAGAGAGAAACCGTGTTCAGATGGCCAAGGTTCTGCAAAGCGGTGGAAATCTATTGCTCTTAGACGAACCGACCAACGATCTCGACGTCAACACGATGCGGGCACTCGAAGAAGCTTTGTTGGAGTTCGGCGGTTGTGCCGTCGTGATATCCCACGATCGCTGGTTCTTGGATCGTATTTGTACCCACATCATGGCCTTTGAAGGCGACGGTGTCGTGACGTTCTACCCTGGGAACTTCACCGAGTATGAAGAAGATCGCAAGAAACGTCTGGGCGATGCGGCTCTTCAGCCCAAACGTTTCCGTTATAAGAAAATCCAGTAG